From Chloroflexota bacterium, a single genomic window includes:
- a CDS encoding epoxyqueuosine reductase QueH, which produces MASLLLHTCCAPCATYSVQHWRQKDLAVTVLWYNPNIHPFTEHQQRLDALQSLAQKESIPLIVAEGYDVVAYFREVVGHEEERCIHCFRLRLSMAALIAKLRGFDAFSTTLLISPYQDQQLLKEVGEEVAAKQGVSFLYEDLRPGFEESHKVSRELGLYRQKYCGCLYSEWERFGKVKI; this is translated from the coding sequence ATGGCATCTTTGCTTCTGCATACCTGCTGTGCTCCCTGTGCCACATATTCTGTTCAGCACTGGCGGCAGAAAGACCTGGCAGTCACTGTGCTTTGGTACAATCCCAATATCCACCCCTTCACTGAGCACCAACAACGTCTCGATGCCTTGCAAAGCTTGGCACAGAAGGAAAGCATCCCTCTGATTGTGGCTGAAGGCTACGACGTTGTCGCCTACTTTCGGGAAGTGGTGGGACATGAGGAAGAGCGCTGCATCCATTGTTTCCGGCTACGCCTCTCTATGGCAGCCCTGATAGCCAAGCTCAGAGGTTTTGACGCCTTCAGTACCACCTTGCTCATTAGTCCCTACCAAGACCAGCAGCTACTCAAAGAGGTGGGAGAAGAGGTGGCTGCTAAACAGGGAGTAAGCTTTCTCTATGAAGACCTTAGGCCTGGTTTTGAAGAAAGTCATAAGGTGAGCCGGGAGCTTGGCCTCTACCGGCAGAAGTACTGCGGCTGCCTTTACAGCGAGTGGGAGAGGTTCGGGAAAGTGAAAATATGA